Proteins encoded within one genomic window of Humulus lupulus chromosome 1, drHumLupu1.1, whole genome shotgun sequence:
- the LOC133785188 gene encoding inorganic phosphate transporter 1-4 yields MAREQLQVLNALDVAKTQWYHFTAIIIAGMGFFTDAYDLFCISLVTKLLGRIYYHVDGAEKPGTLPPNVSAAVNGVAFCGTLTGQLFFGWLGDKMGRKRVYGMTLMIMVICSVASGLSFGHNPKSVMATLCFFRFWLGFGIGGDYPLSATIMSEYANKKTRGAFIAAVFAMQGFGILAGGLFAIIVSVAFKTQFSAPAYEVDPVGSTVPQADFVWRIILMVGALPAGMTYYWRMKMPETARYTALVAKNTKQAASDMSKVLQVEIEAEPEKGVQSSEKSANSFGLFSKEFLRRHGLHLLGTTSTWFLLDIAFYSQNLFQKDIFSAIGWIPNAKTMNALEEVYKIAKAQTLIALFSTVPGYWFTVAFIDRIGRFAIQLMGFFFMTVFMFALAIPYNHWTHKENRIGFVAMYSLTFFFANFGPNATTFVVPAEIFPARLRSTCHGISAASGKLGAMVGAFGFLYLAQSQDKTKVDAGYSPGIGVRNSLIVLGVVNFLGMMFTFLVPESKGKSLEEMSGENEEENAQVELEQPPGYNNRTVPF; encoded by the coding sequence ATGGCGAGAGAACAGTTGCAAGTTCTTAATGCACTAGATGTTGCTAAAACACAATGGTACCATTTCACAGCCATCATCATAGCCGGGATGGGATTCTTCACCGATGCCTATGATCTCTTCTGCATATCACTTGTGACCAAATTGCTTGGCCGCATATACTACCATGTCGATGGTGCAGAGAAGCCTGGTACTTTGCCACCTAACGTCTCGGCCGCTGTTAATGGTGTGGCCTTCTGTGGAACATTAACCGGCCAGCTCTTCTTCGGTTGGCTTGGTGACAAGATGGGAAGAAAGCGAGTCTATGGAATGACCCTTATGATAATGGTTATATGTTCTGTAGCTTCAGGTCTTTCCTTTGGTCACAACCCAAAGTCTGTCATGGCTACCCTTTGCTTCTTCAGATTCTGGCTTGGTTTCGGCATAGGTGGAGACTACCCTCTTTCGGCTACAATCATGTCTGAGTATGCCAATAAGAAGACTCGTGGTGCTTTCATTGCTGCAGTCTTTGCCATGCAAGGTTTCGGTATTTTAGCTGGTGGTTTATTCGCAATCATTGTGTCTGTAGCGTTCAAAACACAATTCAGTGCCCCGGCTTATGAGGTTGATCCAGTTGGATCGACTGTTCCACAGGCCGATTTCGTTTGGAGGATCATTCTAATGGTGGGAGCTCTCCCGGCTGGAATGACTTACTATTGGCGGATGAAGATGCCTGAGACTGCGCGGTACACTGCTCTTGTGGCCAAGAATACGAAGCAAGCAGCCTCTGACATGTCAAAGGTTTTGCAGGTTGAGATAGAGGCTGAACCAGAGAAAGGTGTGCAATCATCTGAGAAAAGTGCCAACTCATTTGGTTTGTTCTCTAAGGAGTTTTTGCGCAGACATGGGCTTCACTTGCTTGGAACTACTAGTACTTGGTTCTTGCTTGACATTGCTTTCTACAGTCAAAATCTTTTCCAAAAGGATATCTTCAGTGCTATTGGATGGATTCCAAATGCAAAGACCATGAATGCTCTCGAAGAAGTGTACAAGATTGCCAAGGCTCAAACACTTATTGCTCTTTTCAGTACTGTTCCTGGCTACTGGTTTACAGTGGCTTTCATAGACAGGATAGGAAGATTTGCCATTCAGTTAATGGGATTCTTCTTCATGACAGTCTTCATGTTTGCATTGGCAATTCCTTACAATCATTGGACTCATAAGGAAAACCGAATTGGTTTCGTTGCCATGTACTCACTGACCTTCTTCTTCGCCAATTTCGGGCCTAACGCCACCACATTCGTCGTGCCAGCTGAGATTTTCCCAGCCAGGCTCCGGTCTACATGTCATGGGATCTCAGCAGCATCTGGAAAGCTTGGGGCCATGGTTGGCGCATTCGGGTTCTTGTATTTGGCTCAAAGCCAGGACAAGACCAAGGTAGATGCAGGCTACTCTCCTGGCATTGGTGTGAGAAACTCACTCATTGTGTTGGGTGTAGTAAACTTTCTAGGCATGATGTTTACTTTCTTGGTGCCTGAATCAAAAGGAAAGTCATTGGAGGAGATGTCCGGTGAGAACGAAGAAGAAAATGCTCAAGTAGAGCTGGAACAACCACCTGGCTATAACAACAGAACAGTCCCATTTTAG